In Oryzias melastigma strain HK-1 linkage group LG14, ASM292280v2, whole genome shotgun sequence, the DNA window TCTAAACAGATTCTGTTCAGATCAGACTCTGTCCTTTTGTCTTTTCCTTCCAGCAGAGAACAGTCAGAAGATCTGAGCTCAGACTCTGTAAACAGTCAGTGTGTGGTGGAAATGTGGCCCCGGAAGCGCTCACCCACCTTCAGTGTGACATTTGTGCGGAGGATTATCGTCTGTGTCATCAGGAGTCGGCTTCATCCCGCTTCCTCTTCCCCGAGGAGCTCCGTACGCTGCGACTCTGCCGCTGCAAATCGAATTCCTCTTTGATGTGACACGGCTACGAGGCAGAAAAACATGGCAGCTGATTCACTCCCAGCTCTTTGTGAACGCTCTTAGTTAATGTTGAGACTAATGGATCCGTTAACATCCACTACAGAACCTGTGAGTGGGGATTAAACCTGAACACCGGCTGGTAGAATGTGAGGTTTTGGCTGCAGAAGGTCTGCAGAAGCTCCAGCAGACCTCCAGGTTTGTCATTTAAACAGCGGCAGAAACCGCCCTGCAGGTGGCGCTACCTGTCTGGAGGACTTGATGAGCGTCGCCGAGCGCAGAGTGGAGCTGCAGCCGCTCGGAGCCCGGTCCACTCGCTCCAGCAGGATCCTGGTTCTGGGGATGTGGCTCCATGATGCGCCAAGGCCGGGCTGCACGCCACCGCCGCCGCCTCTCGTCACGTGGTTGGTTACCTGGAAGACCAGAAACCACCGTGTTTGCTGCCAGAAAAGAAACTTTAACTGCCGGAGTGTTTGCTAATTACAGGCGTCTCTCTGGGCAGCTTTGAGAGCAGGTCAAAGGTCGTCAAAGATCAACTCAGGATGCATTTGATTATAATGAAATATAATGACGTCCGTTCATTCCTGGGGTTCCTCAGGGCTCTGTACTACTCCCTCAGTTTTACCCCATTAAATCCAGCAAACATTACGTTTTTACACCAAGTGAAGCcaagcatttttctaaatttgagtattttacaaatagaaatacacaaaaatatactttataaacttctaaaaaaaagaagttaaccctggagaacccaaGAACAATTTTATTCTgggtttttaaacattttcttctgggtttttgtaaagtttatttgactttttgttgttaGTTCATTTTAGGCTgcagcaaaaaatacaaattaagaaatagaagaaaaaaaagaaagaaaacctcaACCAAATTTGACCATGTGGGTTTTCTAGGgttcaaaaaaaatatacaaataaaaagtttattactTCAATAAGGATAAAGgaaatagcataaaataaatagcattatgtattaaaaatatttatcaagaAATAGCATTTAGGAATAAAGTTTACAcacttttttatagttttgcaaaatttcacagaattttcaaataaaagtttctcttttgtctcattgcgataatgctagtgtgaatctGTAAGCTGAAcgtggctgctgaaaatgctgtgctgctagctgaagatgttgacattgatagctgaaatcgctgaaagtgatagcaagctaaaatattagctaaatgccaaattagcctacaaggctgtgaaaatgtctaaattagccaaaaacagctagcataaggctaaaatattagctaaactccaaaacagccaaaacaactgaaaaaagcctaaattagctgaaacagctaaaaTTTGACCATGTGGGTTCTCtaggatttaaagaaaattaattttactgcaaaaatgttaaacagtaattttaaaaagttaacacTAAAATACGGAAAAcggaaataaatatatttactaaGAAATGGCATTTaggaataaagtttaaaagcattttttggatagttttgtgaaatttcacaaaattttcaaaagtttccctttagtttaactttaaataattgaatGCAATATTTTCATAAACCTAAAGTTAAGtggttttaaagtgaaaaaaatattttcaattattgttttaaaattcaagtttttcagctgcagttttTCACCACTGTGACGAGTCTGCATGAAGATCGTGTTCATTTAAGACTAAACTCATGAAGTTCTACGGTTCCAAAAACACGAGATCCAAACCTGCAGGATGTGGATCCAGAAGAATCCAGAATGACCTTTTATCCAATCTGCTGATGTAAACTACAAACATCTTAAGTTGTTTTCTCTGCATCCTGTCATCTCAGCAGTGATGAGCATGACATCAAAGCTGCGGCAGAATGATCTCTGGGTTTGTCTTTTCTAATCACAGCAGCTCTACTTTCTAAAAGGAAGACTGGAAACTGTGTTTGGTTTAGCTGTGGAGACGGTAGAGCGGGTGAAACACGTCCTGCATTCAGAGCAGAAGCTTCAAGGACCGTCATCCTTACCAGAACAGCTACACTGAAGTCCTTTGCCATTGTCTTAAGAGCTACTGCAGCTTGGATCATCAAGGACATGCCTGAGGCGCACAAAGATGAAGAGAGTTCAGAGCATGGACGGAATACATTCAGAGTCTTCAACTTTTTTCAGTAATTCAGCGACAGCAGCTTGGTCTGCAGACGGTCAGGACATTTTCAGGGCCGACTGGAGACGGAGACGCTCAGAAACCAGCAGATTTGAATCTGTCAAACCATCAACTGCTGACAGGACACaaaacatgaaggaaaacaCCTTCATTTTCTCAGCTTAAGTCCATTTAATAAGGATCTACTAAAGCTGAACATCTGGGATGTCCATCAGAATCAAACGCAGAAATGAAACCTTTTTTAGAATCattaaaactgcagctttttgtttttattcctgctgtaatttttttatttattaaaagctgccataaagattattttttaaatattgtcttattttacaaaaacaatgatTCCATCTATAAAACTGTTGGAATTCACTCACCTTTCCTCATTAATGACACTattaaacaaaatcattttctaCTTGTATTTAGTCGTTttcttagattttattttatttaatccagGAGAACCTGAGAACAGCTCAGGGCTTTAAAGTTAACAAgatattttggttttgtttgttcagtcatggttttattgtgcttttgttaatttatctgaaatgcaaaaaaatcgTTGAATTCAATacaaccaaccatccatccatccatcatctatcgtCCATCCTTTTGTCCACCCAACCATCTacccaaccatccatccatccacccaaccatccatccaacgtccatccaaccaaccaaccaaccatccatcctTCAATTTGTCCAtccaacaatccatccatccatccaccgaaccaaccatccatccatccatccttcaatttgtccatccaaccatccatccatccatccatccacccaaccaactatccattcatccatccaatcAACCATCCATCCGTTTTTAGTCAATTTAGAGCcctaaatgaataaatatatgtttatagATGAAGTTTTGGAGATCACACCTGGATCTAAAGATGGAGAAACGTTGATGGTTTCTGCTTTCAGCCACAGCTGTCGTACCTGCAGACGTGAGGAAAGCTCCACCTCCTCACATCTATAAATGTTTCAGTTTACATGAAATttctcacttctttttttttttatccctgcTTGTTAAGATTCtagttttgtgtgtatttgtgagcCAGCTGACAGCAGTCGGGCTGAAGTTCAGTTGGATTAAAACCTGAATCGATTCTCAGGAGATGAAACTCCAGCAGCTTTTTCCTTCAACACCTccactatttttgttttccctccatCTTTTTTTGAGACTTTAATGTGTCGGCTTGTTTTTGTTGatgcttccaaaaaaaaaaaagcgctggcgctttagtttttttttttaaaagtaatctgCAGACCCGGAGCTGCGAGGTGTGACCTCGGTTTCAGGCCTGACTGActctggaggagcagcaggaagagAAATCACCTTCATTTTGTTTGCCTCCCAGCAGAGGAGAGATAACAGCTGACACAGAGTCCACGATCACGGCCTTGACGGAGCCGCCGCCAGACGCCTAGCGCCAGATAGgggagagacaaaaaaaagagtttattgaaATTATGATCCGTCTTTCTGAGCTGGTAAATTAACAGCAGAAATGGCGAACCGACCTGCAGAAGGCCGCCACGGCGAAGAGCGGACAGACAGTCGCGCAGAGAGTACGCGTCGAACAGGCGGAAGACGTGAATCCTCTGCAGAGCCTCCATCTGAGAAGCAGCACATCCTTCATGTCCTCTGCTGCCGTATCTGCTCAGATCTAAATCCATCAGCTCACCTGCTCGTCTCCGTCGCTCGTCTCAGATTGGAGCATCTCCAGCAGACGGCTCGCCGTCAGCCCCCCCGTGGTGTCGACATAAATCACGCTCTGTTTCAGTTGGAGGGAAACGTGAACGGCGACGCCAAAACACACCTGGAAGACACGGGGAAGCGCTCAGGGAACAAGTACAGATAGCCCAGACGACGCCAGCAGCTCGCACAATAaatctgaggatttctttattccatAAGAGAGGCGGGAATTCTAAACGAGGGGAATTTATGAGGCGGGAATCCTCTGCGGGAAAAAGGCGGGAATGCTCACCTGAGATTTGCCACTTCCAGGGCCTCCAGACAGCTCCGTTATCTCCCCGGTGTACAGGCCCGAATCCAGCAGTTTATCTAAGCTGCAACAAACAGGGAGCCATTCATTACTCACCGCCGCCATGATAAAACATCAGCTTCAAGTGTCGCCACGGAGACGCTGGAAACTGCAGACCTGCATCAGATCtcaaagttttgtttctgttttactcctttcttttaaaaagtttgctcATTTGAAAACTGTCGTCTTTGTTCCGCAGAGGGGGAACGTCTTACATCATCTcattaagaaaaacacagaactaAAAACAGAAGTCCATTTGTCTGATTTCAACCACTGtgtataagaactggactgagtgacccctccctccctgCTTGGCTTCAAACagtcaaaatcccaaagacctgcagaaataaacagctgtcagtcacaataaccattcttgctctgatactttttattttaacatcttgataattctctttttcacattttcctgtAGTCATTCAAGTGACCAATCAGCTTCCTtagtaaaagtaggtggagcctattcaaaactgaaatatttcatGTATGGGGTATGGGGGTGGAGTTTGCTTAATCCAATCGTAGTTTGTCTAAATAAATCCAGTCTTCTCCtgtaaaatgtacatttcagtTCTTAAGAAGCTCCGTTTGTCGTTCTGCTTTACGGCTGCTTGAGAATCTTGTTCTGCTCGCTGGTCTGTGCAGTCCGCGGAGTCTCATCGTCTAACttgtgatgatgaagatgacagACATGCACTTAAATTTACATAGCCAAGGTCCTCCAGCTTGAAGGTTAAGGCTGCGCTCCCACCACCCACTCAGCGCGTGATTGTCAAGAGAAGTGAGGGGGATGGACTTATTTGCATTACTTCTGCCTACACTGACAACAGAGGGCCGCGCTGCTGATGAGACATCACGTTGTGCTCTTGTAAGGATTCAGACATGAAAGTGATTGCCCTTGAAGagtcacagaaaaaaacccgTCAAGTCTTGGGTAAACAGAACACAGGGAACGAAGGCTTCTTCTCAGGCCTCCGTTGAAAAGGGAGCTCAGTTCACTTAGTTATAACCGCAGGACCAGATTGTTCACAAAACTACTGAAAAAGTCACCAACATTCACACAGACCTAGTACCTGGTGAAACGAATGGAGGGCAACacccacccaaaaaaaaaggacGACATCACAGCGGAAGAAACTGTGAAAAACATGTATGGagccaaaaccaaagaaaatatttaaaatccactaacaaaatgtaaaatacacgTGGTGGAGAAATCCAAAGGAagctttgaaattattatgggatggccacaggacccaTCACTTGGTGGCcgttttgtggcaaagtgtgaatcttggaaaaaataaaaaaataaaaaattttttgAGGGAaattcacaaaatttcacacaaacacCACCAGGTTGTGGGGTTCTGTTCTCCATTCTCACTTActtctcttctattctttattgtTTATCGTATTCAGCcatctgtgcttctgtttggtgcagtgaaaTTCCTGTGTTGttcccactcccctccgggAGAGCAGGagggatttcagattccaggtggattgtctgtgctcctgttcttggtcgtggacctcacctctggctcgtcctgGCTGTGGACCTCGTTCCCACCTGTCCTCCAGTTCTATCTAGGTGAACGCTTTTCAAATACGtggttgtagagttagataaatactttttagcagtcctggtacatcgcctgtccgtcctgggagatgatctctccttcatgtggataTCCCTGAggtatcttgtttttttttttttactaaaatttgttttttggggggggagtTTTCAGCTGATACATCATCTTAATAAAATTAGAAGAGGATTTTAATGTCAGCTTTTGGAAACCGACCAAACTTTCTGAGCTTATTTCTCTGAGGGGTCTTTAGAAAAGGGGGTGGGAAGGTGGTCtaacttatttttctatctttaaataaaattcatgtttttaacatattcttgtagcgTTTTACTCGTGATGGAGGGAATAtatagagtattttttttattcaatttgtaatgaatcaggagcagctaAAAACCAGCGCTCTGAAAAAGCTCGGGTTTTTGACGCAGCAGCTGCCATGTGCAGGATAAAGTCTCCCTTCTCATTCTGCACCATCCACTTACAGAACATAGATCCATTAAATACGTCTtccttttcctcgtctgagctggcatagCTCTCATATTGCTCGCTGTTTTATGCTTCGCTGATGTTAGCTAatgaggagctataagctagcaggagagagtggaaACAAAGGGTtgctgggatatcaacgtaGGGTTAcatctgtgccaacagtcccacccacaacttagaagtgagtttctaatgagttcttgctgctctgcagaaactatgtcttaaaaatgacaggCTTTTAGATtgttgctaaaaactgcataatcacaataaaagaccacaatacaatagaaaaaaatatagttggagatGGACTTTAGGCAAAAACTagaagagtttttaaaaataaaataatttaaatacatgCTTCTCATCAAATTTCAAGTAttgtaaagatatttttaattttttttgatgatttttgatTCATTCTATAACTGATCTGAAAGTGATTATCTTATTTAATCAAACTATTCCTGATATAAAATGatgatatttgtatttttacagtACGGGATGGATGAAAACATCCTGGGTGAATCCAGAGTGACTCAGGAAGAGCAGCAGTCATCAGAAGGGGGCAGCCACGACACACTCCAGAAAACCAGAGTATCCGGTGAGCAAACCCACTGGtgtgctttttgttttatatcacTGATCTCAGGCTCTTACTAATTGATGAAAAAACTCTTTACAAAGCATCGCGGGCAGAAAAAGAACACCTGTGCTCGTTAATTATGCTGAATTTGTGCGTTTGACTGTAGGAAAGGTCCCGCCTCATAAATTATGCTGCGAGCGCCCGAGCGTTTCTCTGATTTGCCCCGATGAGTCTGTGGCCTGGCTCAGAAATATTCCCTCCTCAAAGTGGAACATCTGCCCTCCATGATTTCTGCCACCACTGTGTGCAGATGACTTAATCATGGCGAACCAAACCCTCCGTGTGGAGTCATCCAATCGGAGCGATGGGTCGCTCCACAACGGTGAGCCGGGGTTTTTCCAGGACATGTTGGCGCTGTTTGTTTTCAGGCAGGCTGCGGTCAAGCTGGGGGCAGAGTTAATGCAGCCGATATATCAGAAGCCACTTTAGGCCGCGGGACGAGCCAAATGGAACCGCGAGCACAGAAGTCAGCCGGAGCTGCCAGCTTGTTTCCCTGGTGCAGAAACGCAGCGACCAGGACCGCCTCTGCAACACGCCACTGCGTTTTAACCGCCGCTGCCAGACGGATGACGCTTTCCGCGCCGGAAAAGCTCAGTGAAAAGGGAATTTCACTAACAGATCATCAGTGAAGACGACAGCCGTCGATGCAGCTCCAGGACACTGTGGtaatgtacggtggccctgaggttCAAATCACGTCAACAAATCCCTCAAttcaaaaaacatattaaagactaaaactagagctgccacgattagtcagactattaaaatagtcgacaatagtcgattagtcatttctttatattagatggagtcagagtgtagtaaagttgaaaattatgaTGGTATTCTGGTAGCTTTATggattattttggaatttattaaggtttttaggctaatttggagtttagctaatatttcagctacatgctagctgctttggctaacttagttttttttttagggcttttttgctgcatagctaatatttcagctgcatgctagctattctagctaatttagttttgttttctaggctattttgaagtgtagctaacaattcagctacatgctagctgttttggctaacttaggctgtcattttagctatcaatttcagcatctttagcagccaaattcagcttacagcattcacactatcattatcgcaggtaatgctatatatctagtttttagtcagtttaaagctaaagatggtttagatgtgtgttttatacCTGATtacataagaaaaaataatcggtgatcagtcgactactaaaataaacGTTTGTGTAAGCACTAatcacaataattaaaaaaacaaaaaaataaccaaaagaaaacatgacatTCGTTTCAACAGGAAGTTATTTGGCGATATCAGCTGGCAGAAGAAGATATTTCTTCAAAGTCccaccacatttttttcttttgtaaaattgtaaaataatcagaaacagttttaatcctaaattcttCTATATATGACTTCTATTATGAGGAAAAACGCTAcgagaatatgttaaaaagatgattttcattggagtctgtgggaggagctagcgctaaatgtttttagcctgatcgctacatgcaTATCTCATTTATAATGCATGGAAGACTCAAAGGAAGTCGAGAGATCAGAGTTATTTATTTAGAAGAGTTCTAAAATAGTAtcgtaatcacgtctccatgtctgggttcatgagatcattcagaaacTCTTGTATGGTGATCTGAATgacggcgctttcagcggtacttctttctctgtgacccagtttgatgacttgctgtcgcATTAGtccaaagagggaaaaatacaaattcaattagattattgatttattagtgtctcaatgaaaataagaaaaatatgaagttcaggaggagaataaacagatttacattctctcccactagcttacagctgcTAACACCTCCAAACTAACAACAAAAATCTTGGCAGCAATTTCAGAGCCGTCGAGTCGAACATTTCTGATtgagattccagctcagaggcAGAGGCAGGCGGATCCATCAGAAAGTAACGAAGCAGGGAGGTGTGGCCCGCCACTGTGGGTCCAACGTCacatttacaagctttttccaatggcTGCTTCTGATCAGAaggatttgaatacagaaatattcagaaatgcaattttgagcatgattttctttaaagaaataaaagaaaaaagcaaaaaagtaacagtttgataatgaaaaagtaaaacttttcaCCTTCAGGCTCTGGAAATTTTAAGacagtttaaagtaaaacaaataaccaGGCTTTTTACGTATGTTTATTGActgattattattatgtttataTTGACATTATCGCAAAGGCCGGTTTGTTAAGATAACATTCTATAGAAAAAAACTGGCTTCCGCAGAAGCACAATTTGTAACTCATGACCCCAAAAGTCATAAATCTCCCATCCAGAGATGATTTCCAAATGCGGCATCATTGACCTTCAatattaaagataaataaacttGGTAAAATGAGCCAAACTTCATGAAACAAAAGATTTTGGACTTTCAGACCAAACATTTCTGGATTCTATAAAAAGTGCCCCAAAGCCTTCAGCCTGATGGGACTCAGAGACAGACACGTGTGCACTAACCCCCGTCTGTCTCAGCGCTGCGGTAACTGTGAGTACCTGGGATTTCCGGTGGAGATGATGGCTGTGGAGCTCAACAGTTCCTCGTACAGATCAGCGCCAGACACCGGGAAGGCGGTGTGTTGGGCCAGCAGCACCCGGCGGATGGAAAACAGAGCCTGGAAACAGAAGTGACAGCATGAGAGGCTCACGGGGCTGAAGCCCGGATCAGCTCCACACGCGTGTTCCTCATTCCCCGCCGATGCAGATGCAGCCGCAGAATTACCGTCTACAACACAAGAACAGATCTGGGGGGGATGGAGGGCTTTCTTCAGCctccaataaaaactaaacctccgtttcgaaataaaaaaaaaaaattcctcctGGTTGGTTTTAGTgtcaacagataaaaatagatttttagcaTCTTAAATTTAcagtcaaaatctttttttaatgtcaatatTTGACTGCATATGAAAACTGGATCAAGTGAGTGTGACTGGTCTGCGTCattgtttccatagcaaccagtctcaccaatcaggagtgaggttgttggaaggccacacccctaccacttgaaagtgacAAAATCTGGTCAAATGTTTCAATGTTGGGCATGGgagccagcaggctccgcctacttttattgaggcatctgattggtcagtttatcatACACAGTGAATGATAAGAACCTGAGTTCAGAAAAATGATCCTTTCTGTAAAGCTATAGTCTCAAGAACCACAGCGTGAGACGTGCTTTCTCAGATGCTCCAATAAAATGGCCGactgtggtcatgtgacccccTGGGTTGCATTGGCCTCATCTAAGACAGTTTTCAAGCTTCGCTGTCGCCGTCATCTCAACTTGACACCATGTCAACAAAcgtgcaaaaacaacaaaaatgtgcaGCTAAAGTCTAAAATGGGTAGAATAAACTCTATTAGCTTCATTACTcagaaaaagtagaaatttgGAAATCTGAATGTATTTATACATGCAGCAGAAAGCAGCTGCTTCGGCGGGTTAAGTCTGTCTTTAAAAGCTTGATTAGACTTATCTAACCCGACATCGTGTGTTAAccagaaaacaagtttttcctCAACAGCATGCTAATGTTCCGGCTCCCAAACAGAGATACAAACTCCCAGAGAACCCGATCAATAATAAAGAAACCTCTGGCACTGGAGGAGCTTTGTTAGAAGCAAACAGAAACTGGAATTAGGACCTGGCAACACATCTGAGGGCCTAATGCAAGCTGCAGTACGTTTACCCCGACCGGCTCTGCTTCTGTGGAGGAACTGGGAGCTAAAAGTTCACCAGAACTCCTGCTGGTtagaaataaatctgtttttgtcgaacaaaatgtaaacaaactgattagagagaaaaaaaactctaataatctttgtttaaaaagaaaacatttgactttttatttgtgGAATCAATGTTTAAGTTGATACGTTATTACTGATCAGAAACCAAACGaaatgtaaaagatttttttcaggaagaaagacgattttgatttttttcccaacaaattgttgcttttttatcttatgttcttgatttaaaataaaacttcaaactcACTAAAGGAGCATCACTCTCCACTTTATTTACCATTAAGACAACAGGCTTTGTGTgccgaaaaacaaaaaaagaaacccaaaaaactaaataatgttCCAGAATTATCACTGACTGACACAACCCTGATTGAACTGTCTCATCAGGGGTTGTTGTAGGTCAGAGCTCTGCAAGCTGAGGCTCCAGGGCCACATTGACTCTTTTagctctccatagtggctctttgggtaaggaaaaataaaatgatcgagaatctaacttttaaaagttagcTGATATTTATGGGTAAAGTGCTTGTGGAACACGGCTGCTGACATTACACCAACCCTGCTGTGCTCTActaaaattactgtttttgcACAGATTTTAAATACTATCAAAACATTTCTCTATCTGCTCTTTTACTGTGTTTAAAACATAGATTTTATGCTGCATAACAGTGTTTATTGACTTTACAGGCATTGCAAATAATATAAATTCTATTAATAtactgtttctattaaatcatgAACAATGTCAGGTTAACAGCAGTAGTTAGTGAGGAAAAGAATGACGACCTACGCTAGTAGACCTAAGAAATAACAAGAGAAAATCCCATTGGGTGGGATGATCTATGTGGAACaggaagacttttattttgaaaggatgtcatgTGACTATCcgtcaaaagtaaaaatgaatgagctttttctttgtaaattcctggttttattaatgtaaataaaaaaaagaaatatattttatatcaaaaataacattttcaaatggGTGAAATACAACGTTGTGGCTCCTACTTGGTTTTGATCAATGAGAAACAAGTTCTGCCTCTTTTAGTATAAAAGGTTCAGACTTGCTCTAAGCGAAACTGCATGTAGCAGCTTGTCACTATATGGAGCTGCGTGCAGTAGCTCACCGATGCATGCAGCAGCATGCATGTGCATGCATCCGTCTGCATTTTAAAGCTTCGTGTAGCTGCGTTCAGCAACTTGCAGCTCCATGCCGGAGCTTACCACAGCATGCAGCTGTGTCTCCATGCTAGAACTCTGGTCAGGTCATTTGTAGGACCGAAATTTCCCCCAAAACCCCAGCTGCACGCTTTAATACTGCTGCTTGGTCACAGCTTCACGCTGCACAAGCAACTGAAGACTTCCAATAACACAATTATTTGCACTCTGGGTAATGATGAGGACATGCCTCGGCCACGCCAACAGCTGCGCCTCACACAGTGATGATGGCGAACATGCAGTTAGCTGCAGAAATC includes these proteins:
- the rad51d gene encoding DNA repair protein RAD51 homolog 4, giving the protein MFACTASDKATSGSFALGFLKLISATMVPLQEGMCPGLDGDLLRSLLAADIRTVEDLVSSDLEDVSRKCSVSYKALFSIRRVLLAQHTAFPVSGADLYEELLSSTAIISTGNPSLDKLLDSGLYTGEITELSGGPGSGKSQVCFGVAVHVSLQLKQSVIYVDTTGGLTASRLLEMLQSETSDGDEQMEALQRIHVFRLFDAYSLRDCLSALRRGGLLQASGGGSVKAVIVDSVSAVISPLLGGKQNEGMSLMIQAAVALKTMAKDFSVAVLVTNHVTRGGGGGVQPGLGASWSHIPRTRILLERVDRAPSGCSSTLRSATLIKSSRQPCHIKEEFDLQRQSRSVRSSSGKRKRDEADS